The Vitis vinifera cultivar Pinot Noir 40024 chromosome 3, ASM3070453v1 region GGGGCATGGTCGCCTACAGCTTCCTGTAAGAACAATGAAAAATTGATCAAGTCTGCAATATCATCTCCCCTTTTGTGATCCTCCTAAAATGActgattattaaatatttatgcgTTAATAATTATTTCGGTAGTTGTTTACTTTTATTCATCATCCTCCAGCattatattgatattttgtctgagttttttcttcttttttttttccccccttgGTTTAGTTTATATGTTCTTGTTcggattgaaaagaaaaatccaaacGTCTTGATAATTATTAAGATATGTTTTAATTAAGATTTGTGTGAAAGCCTTTCTGTTCCTTTCCCCGCAGAAAAATGCTGGCTGAATATTCTAAAAGGAAGCAAAGGGAGGAGGCGTGGAGGATGATGGCAGAGGGTAGAAATGAAGAAGCTAAGGAGATGCGGCATAGAAACTCTACCATGAAGATGAACGACACACCAGACTGGGACACTATAGATTGGGCGGAGGTAGATGACTCAAAAGATTTGTTGAAGATAGTCTTGTCGAGGGTCATAGAGAAACTCTGtgttgtgtggattcaagaaccAGCAGTTTTCGTTGGAGTCGAAGAAGAGGCCCAATGGATCCAAAGAGAGTTGATGCACGCTCGGCTAAAATATAGTTATGTCCCAGAGCAATTAATGGATGTTGTCTATGATTTTGAAGATGTGATTGATGACCTTATACTCAGATCAGCCGCAAAGCAAAGGAGAATAGGAAACTGGGAGAGGTGCCTTTTGTTAATAAGAATTCACAAGAAGCTAGAATTGATCAAGTCTAAGATCCCTGCTCTTCCTCATCTCCCACGTTATTACTTATTACAAAGTGGCGGCCCCTCTAACTATATTGAAGAAATAGACTGGTCAGACATCTTCTTGATACATGGTCAGAGTATGGCAAACACGGTTGTTTCCCCAGTGGAAGAGAAGGTATCAGCTCTGCTAGCTCAGGAGGCAATTCATCCCTATACCAAGAAGAAGGCCATGCGGGTACTAGACAAACTCAGGTCTCTGAATGGTTTTCTCAAAGGCTTAGAATCAGTAGAATTAGATGATGGTGGAATGGTTTGGATGGAGGAGCTGTCCCATGTTTGCCTGTCTGCTGTGGTAGCCATTGAGGACTTCATCAACAGAACAGAACGGCTCACGAAAAGAAGTTGGATGGGACCTTCCAAGGGATTTCTTTCGGCTTTTGGCAAATTCAAATCTCAGGATAAGCTTGCTGTGGAGATGGACAAAATATATGCCAAGATCCAAAACCTCTCTATCCACCGGCCAACAGCAGTCAACCCACAAGGTCAAAGTAGGAACCCAAAGTCTACCTTGGGTTCTACCGCCCGAATCCCACGACAGCCAACAACGCAAGAACCTGATCTCGCTAGCTTTGGTGATGATGTGCATGCAATGATAGCACGGTTGCTTACAGATGATGAGAGTTTCAGAGTGATTCCAATTATGGGTATGCAAGGCATCGGAAAGACAACCCTAGCAAATTTGATCTTTAACCATAAAGCTGTTGTGGATCATTTCCCCTTTGCTGTTTGGAGGTCAGATGGCTATCGACTTCAGCTTCGTaacaaggaagaattgatggaGTCCGATCTAAGTCAATTGGGAGATGTGTGGAGTTATGATGACGAGATGCAACGACTGAAAGCTTTCTTGATTAATAACAGGTCTCTCATAGTTCTAGATGATTCGCATCTCTTGTACGACATGCTAGAAGTGCTCCCAGATACATTAAATGGCAGTAGAATGATTTTGACTACTTGCGAAACAAGGCTACCTCCAAATCTCAAAATGAAGAGTGATCCTCACCAACTGCGGTTACGGACAGATGAGGAGAGTTGGGCATTGTTTACCCATGCTTTGAAATTTAGCATACCCCCAGAATTGCTAAAGCTGAAAGACGAAATTGCAAAAAGATGTGGGGGGTTGCCACTGCTGATTGTAAAATTGGGGGAAGCACTCTCACACAAGGATGCAACCATTGAGGAGTGGTCCACTGCACTTCAACAATTTCATCATGACCAACAGCAACTTTGGCCCAATACCATCTACAAGATCCATAAGGATTTGTCCTTGTACATGAGGAGATGTCTATTTTATTTCACTCTATTTCCTCAAGATTTTGATATTCCGGCAAGAAGATTGATAACATTGTGGGTTGCAGAGGACTTGGTACAGCCAGAGGGCGAGAATGAAACTCCAGAAGATGTTGCAGAAAGGTGTTTGAATTTCTTGATAGCCCAGGGAATGGTTCAAGTGACAAAGAAGAAGCTTAATGGGAATGTTAAAATGGTGCGATTGCCCGATGCCCTAAGACAATATTGGTCATCCAAAGCTCAACAAGCCACATTTCTTGGAGTTCATACTAACACAAGATCTGAGTTGTCCCTAGGCACCAATAAGATCCGTCGTCTGGTTGATCATCTTGATGAAGAAGATATCAGCTTTGATCATATTCATGGTAATCACAACAGAACTTCTAGTACTTCTTTGACACCTTGCTACAAAGACGCACTTTCTTTTCTGTCCTTTGATACTCGAGAAGAAAGCAAACCAGGAGAAGAAGTGGGAAACTTTCTTCATCAAAGCATATCCAGTGGTGGCTTCCTAGTGCTGCTCGTGCTTGATCTCGAAAATGTATTCAGACCAAAGTTACCTGAGGCAATTGGCAAACTAACTCGACTAAGGTACCTTGGCTTAAGATCTACATTCCTCGAGATACTTCCATCATCTATAAGCAAGTTGCAGAATGTTCAAACACTGGACATGAAGCATACTTGCATCAACGCTCTTCCTTATTCAATCTGGAAGCTACAACAATTGCGACACTTACACTTGAGTGGGAGTTGTCGAAGTAAACTTATGCTTCGACATGATACAAATATTCCTACTATCCTCCAAACATTGTGTGGGCTTCTTGTAGATGAGGAGACTCCCGTAAGAGATGGCCTAGACAGGTTACTCGATATTAGGAAATTGGGATTGACAGTATCATCTAAACAAGAGGCAATAACATTGCAACTGCAGGCAGTAGTTGACTGGGTTCTAAAACTGAACCAACTCCGGTCTTTAAGGCTCAAATCTATTGATGAAAGCAATCAGCCATGGGATCTAGAGTTGAAGCCTTTAGTAAGCCTTGTGAATCTTTCTTACATTTACTTGCTCGGACGGTTAAGGAATCCATCCATTATGTCCCAATTCCCATACAGCCTCATCGACCTCACCTTATCAGGGTCAGGACTTGTAGAAGATCCAATGCAGTCACTGGATAAGCTTCCCAACCTTAGAAGTCTTAAATTGATTGCCAAATCTTATTTAGGGAAGAACATGCTTTGCTCTTTAGGAGGCTTTCCTCAGCTTCGAGTTCTTAAACTATGGAAGTTAGAGCAACTGGAGGAATGGAATGTAGAGAAAGGAGCACTACGAGCTCTTCGAGATTTGGAGATTAGGTTCTGCAGAAGTCTGAAAATTCTTCCTGCAGAATTGCTACATAGAACTctcttgaaaattgaaattatatctGCCCAGTAAGTTCACTACTTCAGCTCTTGAAATTTGGTTTATAACCTACTTTAACATGAGATGATTGTTTTGTGTAACAAACAACCTGATATGCCattgtgttttctttctttctttttttttgtttcattaggGTGTGAGAAGCTAAGCGAGAAGGTTCTGGTCTACTTCTTCGTGTTGGCCTTTGCTTTCCATTTCAATGTTTTTGCTGTTGGAGCAGATATTCAAATACTCATGAGGGCAGTTCTCAGTTGCAACAATTTATAGAGCTCCTTTTTTTGAATTGGGTTTCCATCCCTTCTGCTCATTATTCTGTTCTACCATTGATGCTATGTTCTTGTCTTTCAAACCTTAAATGCATACTGTATTGTACTTGTTAGTAGATTCTATAACTAGTGTTTGTGAACTGTAGAATCAGGGCATCATGAACACAATGGTGTTGTGGGTGTGAATGTTATAGAATTTTGCTTTGTGATTGTATTTGGATTGAAtagagtattttttttcttgtggttTGGGTATTTGAAACAGGGCAATCTAcaaaatccaaacccagttgaATGTAAAGCCAGAAAGTTGCTGCCAGACAATATGTTGTATCTTCTGGTCATGTGCCCCTTCATGCTCCCTGCTGGTACAGGACAGATCAGATTTCAAGACAGATTCGCCAAGGCCATACAGTTTTTTAAGCACAACAAGGGCATGGAAGGAAGAAGGCTTGCCAAAGGTTACGTACCCCATCAGCACTGAAGTTCTAACTCTGCAAGTGAAAGGAGACAAAAGCAAGCATGTGCTATTCGATGCCTGTAGGCTCGCTAAGTCCCTACAACTCCTGGGGACATGTGAGAAATGGAGTCCAGAACAGAAATGGTATATGATATGTGATGTGTGGGTGGAGATGCTGTGTTATGCTGCAAGTCAGTGTCGATGGAATCTCCATGCCAACTTGCCAAGCAGCTGAGACGAGGGGGAGAGCTGCTCACCCATGTATGGCTTCTGATGGCTCCTTTTGTTATAAGTGAACATTTCAAGATTTCA contains the following coding sequences:
- the LOC104878948 gene encoding putative disease resistance RPP13-like protein 2, with protein sequence MKWLLSFVGGMVAYSFLKMLAEYSKRKQREEAWRMMAEGRNEEAKEMRHRNSTMKMNDTPDWDTIDWAEVDDSKDLLKIVLSRVIEKLCVVWIQEPAVFVGVEEEAQWIQRELMHARLKYSYVPEQLMDVVYDFEDVIDDLILRSAAKQRRIGNWERCLLLIRIHKKLELIKSKIPALPHLPRYYLLQSGGPSNYIEEIDWSDIFLIHGQSMANTVVSPVEEKVSALLAQEAIHPYTKKKAMRVLDKLRSLNGFLKGLESVELDDGGMVWMEELSHVCLSAVVAIEDFINRTERLTKRSWMGPSKGFLSAFGKFKSQDKLAVEMDKIYAKIQNLSIHRPTAVNPQGQSRNPKSTLGSTARIPRQPTTQEPDLASFGDDVHAMIARLLTDDESFRVIPIMGMQGIGKTTLANLIFNHKAVVDHFPFAVWRSDGYRLQLRNKEELMESDLSQLGDVWSYDDEMQRLKAFLINNRSLIVLDDSHLLYDMLEVLPDTLNGSRMILTTCETRLPPNLKMKSDPHQLRLRTDEESWALFTHALKFSIPPELLKLKDEIAKRCGGLPLLIVKLGEALSHKDATIEEWSTALQQFHHDQQQLWPNTIYKIHKDLSLYMRRCLFYFTLFPQDFDIPARRLITLWVAEDLVQPEGENETPEDVAERCLNFLIAQGMVQVTKKKLNGNVKMVRLPDALRQYWSSKAQQATFLGVHTNTRSELSLGTNKIRRLVDHLDEEDISFDHIHGNHNRTSSTSLTPCYKDALSFLSFDTREESKPGEEVGNFLHQSISSGGFLVLLVLDLENVFRPKLPEAIGKLTRLRYLGLRSTFLEILPSSISKLQNVQTLDMKHTCINALPYSIWKLQQLRHLHLSGSCRSKLMLRHDTNIPTILQTLCGLLVDEETPVRDGLDRLLDIRKLGLTVSSKQEAITLQLQAVVDWVLKLNQLRSLRLKSIDESNQPWDLELKPLVSLVNLSYIYLLGRLRNPSIMSQFPYSLIDLTLSGSGLVEDPMQSLDKLPNLRSLKLIAKSYLGKNMLCSLGGFPQLRVLKLWKLEQLEEWNVEKGALRALRDLEIRFCRSLKILPAELLHRTLLKIEIISAQV